In Mycoplasma sp. Mirounga ES2805-ORL, a single window of DNA contains:
- a CDS encoding ECF transporter S component, whose protein sequence is MKSKNEESQNNGFSLFSKWTIRRISFIGILIAISVVFVIISVSIFPIASLPSIKISFIGLPIKISGFIFGPVVGGLVGLISDVISFLFVPSFYNPLYTLATMIDGIVAGIIGWIFLRLFKFYFSGEFRDKYFQNKMSFLYNKYLDLKITNLEDQKVRKLEDKMILLNEKRKKIRLSSSSSTLLNVNLIVAISILLIIIMFIFWLIGKQTSQYILDQGIVKNRWALVAIMCSGYAAMLVFLVLTRLFMNHKKFLVIVPIVIFSALIELINVPLLSLADLKSLSQGENKSIFVFIIQHTFMSPVKIWFNMFVIFFTYNIIASLIYKNNDICY, encoded by the coding sequence ATGAAATCAAAAAATGAAGAAAGCCAAAATAACGGATTTAGTTTATTTTCAAAATGAACAATCCGTAGAATATCTTTTATTGGAATACTAATTGCAATTAGTGTTGTTTTTGTTATTATCAGTGTTTCAATTTTTCCTATCGCTTCATTGCCAAGTATTAAAATTTCTTTTATAGGTCTTCCTATTAAAATTAGTGGTTTTATTTTTGGACCTGTTGTTGGAGGATTAGTTGGACTTATAAGTGATGTAATTTCATTCTTATTTGTTCCTTCGTTTTATAACCCTTTATATACGCTAGCAACTATGATTGATGGAATAGTTGCAGGAATCATTGGCTGAATATTCTTGAGACTGTTTAAATTTTATTTTAGCGGAGAATTTAGAGACAAATACTTTCAAAACAAAATGTCTTTTTTATACAATAAATATCTAGACTTAAAGATAACTAATCTAGAAGATCAAAAAGTTAGAAAATTAGAAGATAAAATGATTTTATTAAATGAAAAAAGAAAGAAAATTAGATTATCAAGTTCCTCATCAACATTGTTAAATGTTAATTTGATTGTTGCTATTTCTATTTTACTAATAATTATCATGTTCATTTTTTGATTAATTGGCAAGCAAACCAGTCAATACATTTTAGATCAAGGAATTGTTAAAAATAGATGGGCTTTAGTAGCTATTATGTGTTCTGGATATGCTGCTATGTTGGTTTTTCTTGTTTTAACAAGATTGTTTATGAACCATAAAAAGTTTTTAGTTATTGTCCCTATTGTTATTTTCTCAGCATTAATTGAATTAATAAATGTTCCTTTATTGTCTTTAGCTGATTTGAAATCATTATCTCAAGGTGAAAATAAATCAATATTTGTTTTCATTATTCAACACACATTTATGTCGCCTGTAAAAATTTGATTTAATATGTTTGTTATTTTCTTTACATATAACATTATTGCGAGTCTAATTTACAAAAATAATGATATTTGCTACTAA
- a CDS encoding Cof-type HAD-IIB family hydrolase, protein MNFNNKKTYFIDLDGTLLDKYGINRISRKNIMAIRVLKNFANVVLSTGRSFYDHRVKQTMYQLGLNDIINASGAQIYRNGVLQWQNTLNLELVKEIASWAKKNKIIYAIFDDKGDFLYTNNCFDYFVNKMILNKKFTKIFSRKIKNPVEHSGVVKIALVNKNKFKAKQRQEEFRKIFGDRTNSFLASNNYILEITNKEANKGKAIDVYCEMFDLDTKNTVHIGDSMSDAAVKGHVGKLVAMENSVPELKEIADEIAPSFKKSGIYKYFTQPSKNKKGENND, encoded by the coding sequence ATGAATTTTAATAACAAGAAAACATATTTTATAGATTTAGATGGCACCTTATTAGATAAGTATGGCATTAACAGAATTAGTAGAAAAAATATTATGGCTATTCGTGTACTTAAGAATTTTGCTAATGTTGTTTTATCAACCGGTAGAAGTTTTTATGATCATAGAGTTAAACAAACAATGTATCAATTAGGTTTAAATGATATCATTAATGCAAGCGGTGCACAAATATATAGAAATGGTGTTTTGCAATGACAAAATACTTTAAATTTAGAATTAGTGAAAGAAATTGCTAGCTGAGCTAAAAAAAATAAAATTATTTATGCTATTTTTGATGATAAAGGCGATTTTTTATATACTAATAACTGTTTTGATTACTTTGTAAATAAAATGATTTTAAATAAGAAATTTACAAAAATATTTTCTAGAAAAATTAAGAATCCTGTTGAACATAGTGGTGTTGTTAAAATAGCCTTGGTTAATAAAAATAAATTTAAAGCTAAACAACGCCAGGAAGAGTTTCGTAAAATATTTGGAGATAGAACAAACTCGTTTTTAGCAAGTAATAACTATATTCTTGAGATTACTAATAAAGAAGCTAACAAAGGCAAGGCAATTGATGTTTATTGTGAAATGTTTGATCTAGACACTAAAAATACGGTTCATATTGGTGATTCTATGTCTGACGCAGCTGTTAAAGGCCATGTTGGTAAACTAGTAGCAATGGAAAACTCAGTTCCTGAATTAAAAGAAATTGCTGATGAAATTGCGCCTAGCTTCAAAAAAAGTGGTATTTATAAATATTTCACACAACCATCTAAAAATAAAAAAGGAGAAAACAATGATTAA
- a CDS encoding deoxyribonuclease IV → MIKLGSHISFKAPNYLEGAARESISNGANTMMIYLGAPQNVKRVDVSNYKLEEYINNYSDKISQEDIVVHAPYIINPSSPEKNKFAIDFLIQEIKRMNYVGAKYLVLHPGAHTKFDRQDSINTLINSLRTVINKTENVVICIETMAGKGTEVGTNFKELKFVLDSIQNDRVQICLDTCHVWDAGYDIKKYDEFKAEINKFDLLKNIKVIHLNDSKNDLSSHKDRHANIDKGFIGLESLRKFVHDKDFDNIPIILETPWTDNGPIYDKEIEMLLK, encoded by the coding sequence ATGATTAAATTAGGTAGTCATATTTCTTTTAAAGCCCCAAACTATCTAGAAGGGGCGGCAAGGGAATCTATTAGTAATGGAGCTAATACAATGATGATTTATTTAGGAGCTCCTCAAAATGTTAAAAGAGTTGATGTCTCTAACTATAAATTAGAGGAATATATTAATAATTATTCAGATAAGATTTCACAAGAAGATATTGTGGTTCATGCACCTTATATAATTAATCCTTCTTCACCAGAAAAAAATAAATTTGCAATTGATTTTTTAATTCAAGAAATTAAAAGAATGAATTATGTTGGTGCTAAATATTTAGTATTACATCCTGGTGCACACACCAAATTTGATAGACAAGATTCAATAAATACTTTAATTAATTCATTAAGAACAGTAATTAATAAAACTGAAAATGTTGTTATTTGTATTGAAACTATGGCCGGTAAAGGAACAGAGGTTGGAACTAATTTTAAAGAATTAAAATTTGTTTTAGATAGTATTCAAAATGATAGAGTGCAAATATGTTTAGATACATGTCATGTTTGAGACGCGGGTTATGATATAAAAAAATATGATGAGTTCAAAGCCGAAATTAATAAATTTGATTTATTAAAGAATATTAAAGTTATTCACTTAAATGATTCAAAAAATGATTTATCAAGTCACAAAGATAGACACGCAAATATAGATAAAGGTTTTATAGGACTTGAGTCATTAAGAAAATTTGTACATGATAAGGATTTCGATAACATTCCAATTATTTTAGAAACACCATGAACCGATAATGGTCCTATCTATGATAAGGAAATAGAAATGCTTTTAAAATAA
- the rpmG gene encoding 50S ribosomal protein L33, which yields MAREGFTLFCTECKMENYISKKNKKEHPEKVEIKKYCAKCNKHTNHKEKK from the coding sequence ATGGCAAGAGAAGGTTTTACATTATTTTGCACTGAATGCAAAATGGAAAATTACATTAGCAAAAAAAATAAAAAAGAACACCCTGAAAAAGTGGAAATTAAAAAATACTGTGCTAAATGTAATAAACACACCAACCACAAAGAAAAGAAATAA
- a CDS encoding sigma factor-like helix-turn-helix DNA-binding protein, with protein MSNRTNIENIEELINLFEKYGSLLTQTQKQAFQLYFFEDLSYQEIADETATTRAAAYDSVSKAIKKLQKIAAKLNN; from the coding sequence ATGAGCAATAGAACAAATATTGAAAACATTGAAGAACTAATAAATTTATTTGAAAAATACGGATCTTTATTAACTCAAACACAAAAACAAGCTTTTCAACTTTATTTTTTTGAGGACTTATCCTACCAAGAAATAGCTGATGAAACAGCTACCACTAGAGCTGCTGCATATGATAGCGTTTCTAAAGCAATTAAAAAATTACAAAAAATTGCCGCAAAACTTAATAACTAA
- the ftsY gene encoding signal recognition particle-docking protein FtsY: MGFFSYLKSKIFGKKTLEEKQKELEKKDEEKLIKSNKLDKYSAGLSKSSSLGKKIFDLQNKYKEIDEEFFEELEEILIMSDINSELVYAIITHIKKEVRARNITNPKQIGELVADQMFVIYTNKSLVDTTLNYKDDRLNIFIFVGVNGSGKTTSIAKIAHKYIKEGKKVLIAAADTFRAGAVSQLEVWANRVNADIVKPVKEGADPSSVVYEALDRAKNDQYDLLLIDTAGRLQNKVNLMKELEKMYGIIKKFQNNAPHECLLVLDATTGQNGVSQARSFKEVANPTGIILTKMDGTSKGGIVLSIKDEFDLNVKYIGLGEGLEDLQEFDLENFLYQITKDLMIDEQ; the protein is encoded by the coding sequence ATGGGTTTTTTTAGTTATTTAAAAAGTAAAATATTTGGAAAGAAAACACTTGAAGAAAAACAAAAAGAATTAGAGAAGAAAGATGAAGAAAAATTAATAAAAAGTAATAAATTAGATAAATATAGTGCCGGGTTATCTAAGTCTTCTTCTCTAGGAAAAAAGATTTTTGATCTTCAAAATAAATATAAAGAAATAGACGAAGAATTCTTTGAAGAACTTGAAGAAATTTTAATAATGAGCGATATTAACTCTGAATTAGTATATGCAATTATCACACACATAAAAAAGGAAGTTAGAGCTAGAAATATTACTAATCCTAAGCAAATAGGAGAATTAGTTGCAGATCAAATGTTTGTTATTTATACAAATAAAAGTCTTGTTGATACAACATTAAATTATAAAGATGATAGATTAAACATATTTATTTTTGTTGGAGTAAATGGTTCAGGTAAAACTACTTCAATAGCTAAAATTGCTCATAAATATATAAAAGAAGGTAAAAAAGTTCTAATTGCTGCAGCAGATACTTTTAGAGCAGGAGCGGTAAGTCAACTAGAAGTATGAGCTAATAGAGTCAATGCTGATATAGTTAAACCTGTTAAAGAAGGAGCTGATCCTTCAAGTGTAGTTTATGAAGCTTTAGACAGAGCTAAAAATGATCAATATGATCTATTGCTTATAGATACAGCCGGTCGTCTCCAAAACAAAGTTAATTTAATGAAAGAACTTGAAAAAATGTATGGAATTATTAAAAAGTTTCAAAATAACGCACCTCATGAATGCTTATTGGTTTTGGATGCAACAACAGGTCAAAATGGCGTTAGTCAAGCAAGATCATTTAAAGAAGTAGCAAATCCAACGGGTATTATTCTTACAAAAATGGACGGAACTTCAAAGGGCGGAATAGTTCTTTCAATAAAAGACGAGTTTGACTTAAATGTTAAATACATAGGGCTAGGAGAAGGCTTAGAAGATCTTCAAGAATTTGACCTAGAAAACTTTCTATACCAAATTACAAAGGATTTAATGATTGATGAGCAATAG
- a CDS encoding transketolase, which produces MLDKEQQLVASMRGIAIDSINEAKGGHLGMAIGAANITYALLGKEMIFSQQDPKWMNKDRFILSAGHGSMSYYSIMHFLGLLSIEDMKSHKKLHSKTPGHPEIEMFEHVDASTGPLGQGIAMGVGMAIGQKYLQEKYNKDNYEIFNHKVFVLHGDGCLQEGVSLEAIQLAGTLNLKDLILIHDYNGIQIDSETKDVNNIDFLSYFQSNNFNVFDVERDKPKLIIDAIQKAKNSDKPSYIRVHTTIAKYAPNEGTPKGHNGVLNSEQTVEFKTKLGLKNTIPFEYSKNVYAYGKELLDQKEFEYNKWLKMFNQYKKNFPNEYNELVKLQNNEHVKYNFSDVIFEETNKATRNYFVPIMKKIEEQYPFILGGSADLAGATKIKFSKEIKDGGQYIKYGIREFAMVAINNGIMLATNMKTISSTFLVFADYEKAGLRLGSLMSLPGIHVFTHDSYGVGGDGPSHQPFDQLPMLRAMHNMKVIRPCDESEVRLAFEYALNQRNVQTSIIGCRQNIKSFNKIEHFTPAYVIQGDNKFDISLLATGSEVSLAVETANELREKYNISAQVVSVLLLQDLVKNNKLANELGLNKKPMFAIEASSDSMWYQLSKFNKIDAHLAEGFGYSTSGEEVFRVKGFTKENISKKVVDFLNENN; this is translated from the coding sequence ATGTTAGATAAAGAACAACAATTAGTTGCTTCAATGCGTGGGATTGCTATTGATTCAATAAATGAAGCAAAAGGTGGACACTTGGGTATGGCTATAGGAGCCGCGAATATAACATATGCTTTACTAGGAAAAGAAATGATATTTTCACAACAAGATCCAAAATGAATGAATAAGGATAGATTCATTTTAAGTGCGGGACATGGGTCAATGTCATATTATTCAATTATGCATTTCTTAGGTTTATTGTCAATTGAAGATATGAAGAGTCATAAAAAACTACATTCAAAAACTCCTGGACATCCGGAAATTGAAATGTTTGAGCATGTTGATGCCTCTACAGGACCACTAGGCCAAGGTATTGCTATGGGAGTTGGTATGGCTATTGGTCAAAAATATTTGCAAGAGAAATATAATAAAGATAATTATGAAATATTTAATCATAAAGTGTTTGTGCTTCATGGTGACGGTTGTTTACAAGAAGGCGTTTCATTAGAAGCTATTCAATTAGCAGGAACATTAAATTTAAAAGACCTAATTTTAATTCATGACTATAATGGTATTCAAATAGATTCTGAAACTAAAGATGTTAATAATATTGATTTTTTAAGTTACTTCCAATCAAATAATTTTAATGTTTTTGATGTTGAAAGAGATAAACCAAAATTAATAATTGATGCAATTCAAAAAGCAAAAAACAGTGATAAACCTTCCTATATAAGAGTTCATACAACTATTGCAAAGTACGCTCCAAATGAAGGCACTCCAAAAGGACATAATGGTGTCTTAAATTCTGAACAAACAGTTGAATTTAAAACTAAACTAGGTTTAAAAAATACTATTCCATTTGAATATTCAAAAAATGTATATGCCTATGGAAAAGAGTTATTAGACCAAAAAGAATTTGAATACAATAAATGATTAAAGATGTTTAATCAATATAAAAAAAATTTCCCCAATGAATATAATGAGCTTGTTAAATTACAAAATAATGAACATGTAAAATATAATTTTAGCGATGTTATTTTTGAAGAAACTAATAAGGCTACTAGAAATTATTTTGTTCCAATTATGAAAAAGATAGAAGAACAATATCCTTTCATTTTGGGTGGTTCTGCTGATTTAGCCGGAGCAACAAAAATTAAATTTAGTAAAGAAATAAAAGATGGCGGCCAATACATTAAATATGGAATTAGAGAATTTGCAATGGTTGCAATTAATAATGGAATAATGTTAGCAACAAATATGAAAACTATTTCTTCAACATTTTTAGTATTTGCTGATTATGAAAAGGCAGGATTGAGATTAGGTTCATTAATGTCATTGCCTGGAATTCATGTATTTACTCATGATAGTTATGGAGTTGGTGGAGATGGCCCATCACATCAGCCCTTCGATCAATTACCTATGTTGAGAGCTATGCATAATATGAAAGTTATTAGGCCATGTGATGAAAGCGAAGTTAGATTAGCTTTTGAGTATGCTTTAAATCAAAGAAATGTACAAACATCAATTATTGGATGTAGGCAAAATATTAAATCGTTTAATAAAATAGAACATTTTACTCCAGCATATGTTATTCAAGGGGATAATAAGTTTGATATTTCTCTTCTAGCTACAGGTAGTGAAGTTTCATTAGCTGTAGAGACTGCGAATGAGTTAAGAGAAAAATATAATATTAGTGCTCAAGTTGTTTCAGTTCTTTTATTGCAAGATTTGGTTAAAAATAATAAATTAGCAAATGAATTAGGCTTAAATAAAAAACCTATGTTTGCAATTGAAGCATCATCAGATTCAATGTGATATCAATTAAGTAAATTTAATAAAATAGATGCGCATTTAGCAGAAGGATTTGGTTATTCAACAAGTGGTGAAGAAGTTTTTAGAGTAAAAGGATTTACAAAAGAAAATATTTCAAAAAAAGTTGTTGATTTTCTAAATGAAAATAATTAA
- the uvrB gene encoding excinuclease ABC subunit UvrB — protein MSIFKLKSSYKPSGDQPQAIDNIIRKIKEGEKYQVLKGVTGSGKTFTIANVIKEFDRPVLVLSHNKTLASQLYSELKSFFPENNVEYFVSYFDYYRPEAYLPSSDTYIDKTSKTNKDLDAMRLSAMNSVLTKKDTIIVASVSAIYGALSPEEYYASVLPIKVGMKIEQKDLLKKLVLRNYQRNEVNLDLGCFSSKGDVVWIRPADSDQYITRIDFFGDEIDSIKTVDPTTRNVIESHTNYTIFPGDAYTVNTDVITDACKKIYKELEARVKWFEKNNKLLEAQRIKERTEKDIDSLQEFGICPGIENYARYLDRREEGERPYTLLDYFKNKQPLLFIDESHMMIPQLNGMYNGDRSRKQSLVDYGFRLPSALDNRPLKFEEFENEFDFQTVFLSATPAEYELDKTHGVITRLFVRPTGLLDPTIEVRPSKNQVENIYDELQKQKAKNERTLILTTTKRMAEELTRYFLERNEKIAYIHSEHNTFERNEILRKLRKGVYDSVVGINLLREGIDLPEVSLMCVLDADKESFFRNTRSLIQIVGRAARNANGRVIFYGDSISKSMFETIQDNKTKRELQIQYNKEHNIIPKTIIKPISEPIQGDGMEGAIKFFFSNEKKEKNSQYNKEEIIKQLREKMNKAAKELDYEKAIELRDIILELQANNKK, from the coding sequence ATGTCTATTTTTAAGTTAAAGTCCAGCTATAAACCTTCCGGCGATCAGCCTCAAGCAATTGATAATATTATTAGAAAAATTAAGGAAGGTGAAAAATATCAAGTTTTAAAAGGTGTTACCGGTAGTGGTAAAACTTTTACTATTGCGAATGTTATTAAAGAATTTGATAGACCTGTTTTGGTTTTATCTCACAATAAAACATTAGCTAGTCAACTTTATAGCGAGCTAAAATCTTTTTTTCCTGAAAATAATGTTGAATATTTTGTTTCTTATTTTGATTATTATAGACCAGAAGCTTATCTTCCAAGCAGTGATACATATATTGATAAAACTAGTAAGACGAATAAAGATTTAGATGCGATGAGGCTTAGTGCGATGAATTCTGTTTTAACAAAAAAAGACACAATTATTGTTGCTAGTGTTAGCGCAATTTATGGAGCGCTTAGCCCTGAAGAATATTATGCATCTGTGCTGCCAATAAAAGTAGGAATGAAAATCGAACAAAAAGACTTATTAAAAAAATTAGTTCTTCGGAACTATCAACGTAATGAGGTTAACTTAGATTTAGGTTGCTTTAGTTCTAAAGGAGATGTGGTATGAATTAGACCTGCTGATAGTGATCAGTATATAACAAGAATTGATTTTTTTGGAGATGAAATTGATAGTATTAAAACTGTTGATCCTACAACTAGAAACGTTATTGAAAGTCATACAAACTATACAATTTTTCCTGGTGATGCATATACCGTTAATACTGATGTCATAACCGATGCATGCAAAAAAATATATAAAGAATTAGAAGCTAGAGTTAAATGATTTGAAAAAAACAATAAATTATTAGAGGCACAAAGAATAAAAGAAAGAACCGAAAAAGATATCGATTCTTTACAAGAATTTGGAATTTGTCCAGGTATAGAAAACTATGCTAGATACCTAGATAGGAGAGAAGAAGGAGAAAGGCCTTACACTCTTTTAGATTATTTTAAAAATAAACAACCGTTGCTTTTTATAGATGAATCTCACATGATGATACCTCAATTAAACGGAATGTATAATGGTGATAGGTCGCGTAAACAAAGTCTAGTAGATTATGGTTTTCGACTACCAAGTGCTTTAGATAATAGACCTTTAAAATTCGAAGAATTTGAAAATGAATTTGATTTTCAAACAGTATTTTTATCAGCTACACCAGCAGAATATGAACTGGATAAAACACATGGCGTTATTACTAGATTATTTGTTAGACCAACTGGTTTGTTAGATCCAACAATTGAGGTTAGACCAAGTAAAAATCAAGTTGAAAATATTTATGATGAATTGCAAAAACAAAAAGCTAAAAATGAAAGAACATTGATTTTAACTACAACTAAAAGAATGGCAGAGGAGTTAACAAGATACTTTCTAGAGAGAAATGAAAAAATCGCCTATATTCATTCAGAACACAACACTTTTGAAAGAAATGAAATTCTAAGAAAATTACGTAAAGGCGTTTATGACTCGGTTGTTGGTATTAATCTTTTAAGAGAAGGAATAGATTTACCTGAAGTTAGTTTAATGTGCGTTCTAGATGCAGATAAAGAGAGCTTTTTTAGAAACACAAGAAGTCTTATTCAAATAGTTGGTAGAGCTGCTAGAAATGCAAATGGTCGAGTTATATTTTACGGTGATTCAATATCAAAAAGTATGTTCGAAACAATTCAAGATAACAAGACAAAAAGAGAACTACAGATCCAATATAATAAAGAACATAATATTATTCCAAAAACTATAATTAAACCTATTTCAGAACCAATTCAAGGTGATGGAATGGAAGGAGCAATTAAGTTCTTCTTTAGCAACGAGAAGAAAGAAAAAAATAGCCAATATAATAAGGAAGAAATTATTAAGCAACTTAGAGAAAAAATGAATAAAGCTGCTAAGGAACTAGACTATGAAAAGGCTATTGAATTAAGAGATATTATTTTAGAATTACAAGCTAATAATAAAAAATAA